The window GAGCTGACGGCACTCCTGACCGTCGTCTCGCTCGCACTGGTCTTCGGCGCGGTGCTGGAGGTCGGTCCCGTCACCGCGCTCCCGGCGGCGCCCGACGCCGTCCTCGACGCCATTCCGCACGTCAACGCCGCCGTCAGCGCGGCGGCCATCGCGACCATCGTCGGCGGCGTCCGGGCGATCCGCCGCGGCGACGTCGAGCGCCACCGCCGGCTGATGCTCGCGACGTTCGGCCTGTTCGTCGCCTTCCTCGGGCTGTACCTCTACCGCGTTTCGGTCGCCGGGACGACGGCGTTCGCCGGGCCCGGCTGGGTCGAGACCTACGTCTACTACCCGGTGCTGGGGATCCACATGCTGCTCGCGA of the Halomicrobium salinisoli genome contains:
- a CDS encoding DUF420 domain-containing protein, with protein sequence MQRHVRERTRELTALLTVVSLALVFGAVLEVGPVTALPAAPDAVLDAIPHVNAAVSAAAIATIVGGVRAIRRGDVERHRRLMLATFGLFVAFLGLYLYRVSVAGTTAFAGPGWVETYVYYPVLGIHMLLAMASIPLVYYVLLLAFGHPLSELGSTNHPRVGRLAAALWLISFALGIVVYALLYWAY